The Neisseria yangbaofengii genome contains a region encoding:
- the rnpA gene encoding ribonuclease P protein component — protein sequence MNYGLGKQYRLLKTDDYSSVFALRNRKSRGLLHVSQSGDNGLGHARLGLVVSKKTAKRANKRNYMKRVIRDWFRRHRDQLPPHDYVVQVRCLFTRDNAPEARDQLAQLMMRKHR from the coding sequence TTGAATTACGGCTTGGGCAAGCAGTATCGCTTATTAAAAACGGATGATTATTCATCCGTTTTTGCGTTGAGAAACCGCAAAAGCCGCGGTTTACTGCATGTTTCGCAATCCGGTGACAACGGCTTGGGCCATGCGCGCTTAGGTTTGGTGGTCAGCAAAAAAACCGCCAAACGCGCCAATAAACGCAATTACATGAAACGTGTGATTCGCGATTGGTTCCGCCGCCACCGCGACCAACTGCCGCCGCATGATTATGTGGTGCAGGTGCGCTGCTTGTTTACGCGGGACAACGCGCCCGAAGCCCGCGATCAGCTCGCCCAACTTATGATGCGGAAACACCGATGA